One genomic window of Candidatus Kuenenia stuttgartiensis includes the following:
- a CDS encoding helicase C-terminal domain-containing protein, producing the protein MNTTKWFAKDFIIQNTLSAIKDAISNAGGNEVFLIGKPDENYMIADIEVYAMGNKNAVPAILREVKHGEVIIHNHPNGNLTPSEEDIEVASEMGSLGAGFYIINNEVEYLYPVVKIAKEHPYEKLDCVMLSNLLRPGGILSVTIPGYEYRESQVDMLTSVSDAFNNDTVATIEAGTGTGKSLAYLLPAIFWTVKNKERVVISTNTINLQEQLMYKDIPTLKIENIPNFKSVLVKGRNNYICLRKAQNLQFEGDMLIEEREKKQLIHILSWAEKTRDGSKADLNLLVNDNVWEMVQSEADQCTRLKCNFYNKCFFYSARRNASSADILVINHHLLMADLVLRKETRGYDSTAILPPFKRIIIDEAHNLESVATSNIGLSFSRMRILKPLGKLVNQKDNKKGLLPFLKNKIKDVDFQCNKDITVDITEGIYPQLLDMRIEIYACVTNTFSDIFESVNSYINNKFLENGTELKLRITDELLSTPLWSDSIEKKIRHLCTEIHNFVILLNKLIAAIERLDKESRDILSSLFIDITSCKTRLNTAKNDLFSFIRSEENLCRWIELRSYNDNFFIKFCNAPIDISNALKAYLFDNYRTIILTSATLTIDNTFTFYQKNTGLHLLPEKRITELILSSPFDYKSQSMICIPTDISDPDDSYYKKDLVENLSKLIAITDGRSLVLFTSYRLLNDIFDMLKPYFTGQGYTCLKQGEDNRHNLLETFKNDKTSILFATDSFWEGIDVKGDALECVIITRLPFKVPNEPIIEARTEAIEMKGGNSFYDYSLPVAVLKLKQGFGRLIRSKEDRGVVFIFDRRIATKSYGKVFIKSLPKAKCIKKNTEHVFKELENFFKRR; encoded by the coding sequence ATGAATACCACAAAATGGTTTGCAAAAGACTTTATTATACAGAACACACTGTCCGCAATAAAAGACGCTATTTCCAATGCAGGGGGTAATGAGGTCTTTTTAATCGGGAAGCCTGATGAGAATTATATGATAGCCGATATAGAAGTGTATGCTATGGGAAATAAAAATGCTGTGCCTGCCATTCTTCGTGAGGTAAAGCATGGAGAGGTTATTATCCACAATCACCCTAACGGAAACCTTACCCCTTCTGAAGAGGATATTGAAGTTGCTTCCGAAATGGGTTCCCTCGGCGCAGGATTTTACATTATCAATAATGAGGTAGAATACTTATACCCTGTGGTGAAAATTGCGAAAGAACATCCTTATGAAAAACTGGATTGTGTGATGTTGTCGAATTTATTACGCCCGGGCGGAATATTGTCTGTTACTATCCCTGGCTACGAATACAGGGAATCGCAGGTAGATATGCTTACATCGGTATCAGATGCCTTCAATAATGACACAGTTGCAACAATTGAAGCAGGCACCGGAACGGGAAAATCACTGGCATACCTCCTTCCTGCAATATTCTGGACCGTGAAAAATAAGGAAAGAGTGGTTATATCCACAAATACAATAAACCTGCAGGAACAGTTGATGTACAAGGATATCCCTACACTAAAGATAGAAAATATTCCCAACTTTAAAAGCGTCCTTGTTAAGGGAAGAAATAATTATATTTGTTTAAGGAAAGCACAGAACTTGCAGTTTGAAGGCGATATGCTTATTGAGGAAAGGGAAAAAAAACAATTAATACATATACTGTCATGGGCGGAAAAAACAAGGGATGGAAGCAAAGCAGACCTGAACCTTCTTGTTAATGATAATGTCTGGGAAATGGTTCAGTCTGAAGCAGACCAATGTACACGGTTAAAGTGTAATTTTTATAATAAATGTTTTTTTTATTCTGCAAGGCGGAATGCGTCAAGCGCAGATATCCTTGTGATAAATCACCATCTTTTGATGGCTGATTTGGTCTTAAGGAAAGAAACCAGAGGTTATGATTCAACTGCGATACTGCCACCATTTAAGAGGATTATAATAGATGAAGCGCATAATCTGGAGTCGGTCGCAACATCTAATATAGGCTTGTCTTTCTCCAGAATGCGGATTTTAAAACCTTTGGGTAAGCTTGTTAATCAAAAGGATAACAAAAAGGGGCTTTTGCCATTTCTTAAAAATAAAATTAAAGATGTTGATTTTCAATGTAACAAGGATATTACGGTAGATATTACAGAAGGAATTTATCCTCAATTACTCGACATGCGGATAGAAATTTACGCATGTGTTACCAATACTTTTTCTGATATTTTTGAGTCTGTAAACAGCTATATTAATAATAAATTTTTAGAAAACGGAACAGAACTCAAACTAAGAATAACTGACGAACTGCTCTCTACACCGTTGTGGTCAGATAGTATTGAAAAAAAAATACGGCATCTTTGCACGGAAATACATAACTTCGTAATTTTATTAAATAAGTTAATTGCTGCCATTGAAAGACTTGATAAAGAGTCCCGGGATATATTGTCGTCTCTGTTCATAGACATAACATCATGTAAAACTCGTCTTAATACTGCAAAAAATGATCTCTTTTCTTTTATACGTTCTGAAGAAAATCTATGCAGATGGATTGAATTAAGAAGTTACAACGATAATTTCTTTATAAAATTCTGCAATGCACCAATAGATATTTCAAATGCCTTAAAGGCATACCTGTTTGATAATTACCGGACAATTATATTAACCTCTGCAACATTAACCATAGATAACACATTCACTTTTTACCAAAAAAATACGGGACTTCATTTACTTCCGGAAAAAAGGATTACGGAACTGATTCTTAGCTCTCCCTTTGATTATAAATCTCAATCTATGATATGTATACCAACAGACATCTCTGACCCTGATGACTCATATTATAAAAAAGATTTAGTAGAAAATTTAAGCAAACTGATCGCCATCACTGATGGACGTTCACTTGTATTATTTACATCATACCGGCTCCTTAATGATATATTTGATATGCTGAAACCGTATTTTACCGGGCAAGGCTATACCTGTTTAAAGCAGGGAGAAGACAACAGACACAACTTACTGGAAACATTTAAAAATGACAAAACATCAATATTATTCGCCACCGATAGTTTTTGGGAAGGCATTGATGTAAAAGGGGATGCGCTGGAGTGTGTTATTATTACCCGTCTGCCTTTTAAAGTACCAAATGAACCAATTATTGAAGCAAGGACAGAGGCTATTGAGATGAAAGGGGGCAACTCATTTTATGATTATTCCCTGCCAGTTGCTGTGTTAAAATTAAAACAAGGATTTGGAAGACTGATAAGAAGCAAGGAAGACAGAGGCGTGGTATTTATATTTGATAGACGTATCGCTACAAAAAGTTATGGTAAAGTATTTATTAAATCACTCCCGAAGGCAAAATGCATAAAGAAAAACACGGAACACGTGTTTAAAGAGTTGGAGAATTTTTTTAAGAGGAGGTAA
- a CDS encoding complex I NDUFA9 subunit family protein yields the protein MKIFLTGSTGFVGKQLLNKLIENKYKVKCLVRKGSEHKLGQYINQIEVVNGDITDPPCLKNAIADCEAVINIVGIIREIPGKGVTFEKLHYEGTHNLIREAKKQGVDRFIQMSALGAKQEGKTLYQQTKFLAEECIRKSGLNYTIFRPSIIFGKEDKFVNTFAGMLKIQQFIPVIGDGKYKLQPVAVENVVAAFVDSIERRDTFGKSYEVGGPEKIEFNDIINIIGKVLCLPPYKIHIPVWIMNTLAEMFDWIPAFPVTKDQITMLLEGNTCDEKPFLDHFKINPIYFKEGISRYLF from the coding sequence ATGAAAATCTTTTTGACGGGCAGCACTGGTTTTGTCGGAAAACAGTTATTAAACAAACTCATTGAAAATAAATATAAAGTAAAATGCCTGGTAAGAAAAGGCTCTGAACATAAATTGGGACAATATATCAACCAGATAGAAGTTGTAAACGGAGATATTACAGATCCGCCTTGTCTTAAAAACGCTATAGCTGATTGTGAAGCAGTAATTAATATTGTTGGTATTATCAGGGAAATACCGGGAAAAGGGGTTACTTTTGAAAAACTTCACTATGAAGGTACGCACAACCTCATAAGAGAAGCGAAAAAACAAGGTGTTGACAGATTTATACAAATGAGCGCTTTAGGGGCAAAGCAGGAAGGAAAGACGCTGTATCAACAAACAAAATTCCTGGCGGAAGAGTGTATAAGGAAAAGCGGGCTTAATTATACTATTTTCCGTCCATCTATCATATTTGGTAAGGAAGATAAGTTCGTTAACACATTTGCAGGTATGCTAAAAATTCAGCAGTTTATCCCCGTAATCGGAGATGGTAAATATAAACTGCAACCGGTAGCCGTTGAAAATGTCGTTGCCGCGTTTGTTGACTCGATAGAAAGAAGAGACACGTTTGGAAAATCGTATGAAGTAGGAGGACCAGAAAAAATTGAATTTAATGACATTATTAATATTATCGGAAAGGTACTTTGTTTACCTCCCTATAAAATTCATATTCCAGTCTGGATTATGAACACTTTGGCTGAAATGTTTGATTGGATACCTGCCTTTCCCGTAACAAAAGATCAAATAACAATGTTGCTGGAAGGAAATACCTGCGATGAAAAACCCTTTTTAGACCATTTTAAAATAAACCCTATATATTTTAAGGAAGGTATTTCAAGATACCTTTTCTGA
- a CDS encoding tetratricopeptide repeat protein yields MNFLRFFKSTATYYLPAILLAGAFQYSLVYASSVKDQMPYRSNMAHEQYLQGVEYAKYGLHNEAIELFRKSLATDPDNIDTCISLGEVYADKRMDSEAIELFQKVLKINPNQPQAYFKIGTVYFDMEEYEPAIEYLKKTIEMNPDYKVAYSLLGISYAKSGKYDEAVKVLKKRIELDPNLAITYSNLGLVYTMKGSNKEALVEYNKALGINPYHEETLFNIAFLYENMGQIDEALAYYNKTVECNSGNAKAQYNLGLNYLKKKQYDEAINAFEISLMANPDNIEAYNNLGNVYAAKGMEEKAKNYFSLYNKQLKLQQKK; encoded by the coding sequence GTGAATTTTCTTCGTTTTTTCAAATCAACCGCAACGTATTATTTGCCGGCAATACTTTTAGCCGGTGCTTTTCAATATTCTTTAGTTTATGCATCCTCCGTAAAAGACCAAATGCCTTACCGGAGTAACATGGCCCACGAACAATATTTACAAGGTGTAGAATATGCAAAATACGGACTACATAATGAAGCAATTGAATTATTCAGGAAATCACTCGCGACAGACCCGGATAATATTGATACCTGTATTAGTCTTGGCGAAGTGTATGCAGATAAAAGAATGGATAGTGAGGCAATAGAGCTATTTCAAAAAGTCCTGAAAATAAACCCCAATCAACCACAAGCATATTTTAAAATTGGTACCGTATATTTTGATATGGAAGAATATGAACCTGCCATTGAATATCTTAAGAAAACGATTGAAATGAATCCTGATTATAAGGTTGCATATTCTTTGTTGGGTATTTCATACGCGAAAAGCGGCAAATATGACGAAGCAGTTAAGGTGCTTAAAAAACGCATTGAACTGGACCCCAATCTGGCGATAACCTATTCTAATCTGGGACTGGTCTATACAATGAAAGGATCAAATAAGGAAGCATTGGTGGAATATAATAAGGCTTTGGGAATTAATCCTTATCATGAAGAAACATTATTTAATATTGCCTTTCTGTATGAAAACATGGGGCAGATTGATGAAGCGCTCGCATATTATAACAAAACCGTTGAATGCAACTCCGGTAATGCAAAGGCACAATACAATTTAGGGTTAAATTATCTAAAGAAAAAACAATATGACGAGGCAATTAATGCCTTTGAAATTTCACTTATGGCAAATCCGGACAATATCGAAGCATATAATAATTTAGGCAATGTTTATGCGGCAAAAGGGATGGAAGAAAAAGCAAAAAATTATTTTTCTTTGTACAATAAACAATTAAAGCTGCAACAAAAGAAATAA